From Passer domesticus isolate bPasDom1 chromosome 8, bPasDom1.hap1, whole genome shotgun sequence, a single genomic window includes:
- the LOC135305658 gene encoding olfactory receptor 14J1-like: protein MCYDRYVSICKPLHYGTLLGSRTCAHMAAAAWASAFLYSLLHTANTFSLPLCHGNALGQFFCEIPQILKLSCTKSYLRELGLIAISACLVFGCFVFIVFSYVQIFRAVLRIPSEQGRHKAFSTCLPHLAVVSLFVSTVIFAHLKPPSISSPSLDLSVSVLYSVVSPALNPLIYSLRNQEIKDALRKMMPLSFQKH from the coding sequence atgtgctacgaccgctacgtgtccatctgcaaacccctgcactacgggaccctcctgggcagcagaacttgtgcccacatggcagcagctgcctgggccagtgcctttctctattcactgctgcacacggccaatacattttccctgcccctgtgccatggcaatgctctgggccagttcttctgtgaaatcccacagatcctcaagctctcctgcaccaaatcctacctcagggaacttgggctcatTGCAATTAGTGCCTGTTTGgtatttggctgttttgtgttcattgttttctcctatgtgcagatcttcagggctgtgctgaggatcccctctgagcagggacggcacaaagccttttccacctgcctccctcacctggctgtggtctctctgtttgTCAGCACTGTTATCTTTGCtcacctgaagcccccctccatctcgtccccatccctggatctctcagtctctgttctgtactcggtggtgtcTCCAGCCCtcaaccccctcatctacagcctgaggaaccagg